In Methylomonas sp. MK1, the following are encoded in one genomic region:
- a CDS encoding EamA family transporter → MKAKVWAALLAVYLVWGSTYLMIRFVVETLPPFLSAGLRFVVSGVILLAWRRLAGDAVPTWRQWRSAAIVGTLLLLGGNGLVCWAEQTVPSGVAALIIGAVPMFLVIADALRPNGVRPTLRVLAGLLIGFMGIYLLVGPTAYSDGMPLNMAGVAALLLASLLWAVGSIYSKTAELPKTALMTTGAEMLAGGLALLVVSVLSEQWSVFSLAQVSVDSWLALAYLIGFGSMIGFASYAWLLQNAPISLVATYAYVNPLVAVFLGNWFAQEPLTPRILSASAIIIGSIVFMNSAHGSRTKPATVRGVGE, encoded by the coding sequence ATGAAGGCGAAAGTTTGGGCGGCGTTGTTGGCCGTTTATCTGGTGTGGGGATCGACTTATTTGATGATCCGCTTTGTGGTCGAGACGCTGCCGCCATTTTTGTCGGCCGGGTTGCGTTTTGTGGTTTCCGGCGTCATTTTGCTGGCCTGGCGGCGTCTGGCCGGCGATGCCGTGCCGACCTGGCGGCAGTGGCGTTCGGCCGCCATTGTCGGCACCTTGTTATTGCTCGGCGGCAACGGCTTGGTCTGTTGGGCCGAACAAACCGTCCCGTCCGGCGTCGCCGCGCTGATCATCGGCGCCGTGCCTATGTTTCTGGTGATCGCCGACGCGCTCAGGCCTAACGGCGTCAGGCCGACGCTACGCGTACTGGCCGGTCTGCTCATCGGCTTCATGGGAATTTACCTGCTGGTCGGACCGACGGCGTATTCGGACGGTATGCCGTTAAACATGGCCGGTGTGGCGGCGCTTTTGCTCGCCAGTTTGCTTTGGGCCGTTGGTTCAATCTACAGCAAGACCGCGGAATTGCCGAAGACGGCGCTGATGACGACGGGCGCGGAAATGCTGGCCGGCGGATTGGCCTTGCTGGTCGTCAGTGTTCTAAGCGAACAATGGAGTGTCTTCAGCCTTGCCCAGGTATCAGTCGACTCATGGCTGGCCTTGGCGTATCTGATAGGGTTCGGTTCGATGATCGGTTTCGCATCCTACGCCTGGCTGCTGCAGAATGCGCCGATCTCGCTGGTAGCGACTTATGCCTACGTTAATCCGCTGGTGGCGGTTTTTTTAGGCAACTGGTTCGCGCAAGAACCGCTGACGCCGCGCATCCTGAGCGCATCGGCGATCATCATCGGGTCGATCGTATTCATGAACAGCGCGCACGGTTCACGGACCAAGCCGGCGACGGTGCGAGGTGTGGGCGAATGA
- a CDS encoding 2OG-Fe(II) oxygenase has product MDDFKKLQTLSWPSLCQDLDNQGYAVIDRLLSPQLCRSLAGLYDNDLLFRSRVIMARHGFGSGEYRYFRYPLPDVIAELRRALYAPLVDIANRWQCAMGLEPHFPANHADFAVYCHQLGQCKPTPLLLCYRQDDYNCLHQDLYGDCAFPLQVVILLSEPNADFTGGEFILTEQRPRRQSRAEVVPLEQGDAGIFAVQRRPLQGSRGYYRVNMRHGVSRIRSDQRYALGIIFHDAK; this is encoded by the coding sequence ATGGATGATTTCAAAAAACTGCAAACACTATCCTGGCCGTCCCTATGCCAAGACCTCGATAACCAAGGTTATGCCGTCATTGACCGATTACTGTCGCCGCAACTTTGTCGGTCTTTAGCGGGACTTTACGACAATGATTTACTGTTCCGAAGTCGCGTCATCATGGCAAGACATGGTTTCGGCAGCGGCGAATACCGGTATTTCCGTTATCCGCTACCGGATGTTATTGCTGAATTGCGTCGCGCGCTATACGCCCCGTTGGTAGACATCGCCAATCGCTGGCAGTGTGCAATGGGTTTGGAACCACATTTTCCGGCAAACCATGCTGACTTCGCCGTCTATTGCCATCAGCTAGGACAGTGTAAACCTACACCGCTGCTACTTTGCTACCGGCAAGACGATTACAACTGTCTTCATCAAGATTTGTACGGCGACTGCGCGTTTCCGTTGCAAGTCGTGATTTTGCTTTCAGAACCCAATGCCGATTTTACCGGCGGCGAATTCATTCTGACTGAACAACGGCCACGCAGGCAATCACGTGCGGAAGTGGTGCCGTTAGAGCAGGGCGATGCAGGCATATTCGCCGTGCAGCGCCGCCCTCTACAGGGTAGTCGTGGTTATTACCGCGTCAATATGCGTCACGGCGTCAGCCGTATCCGTTCCGATCAGCGCTACGCCTTGGGCATTATCTTTCACGATGCCAAATAA
- a CDS encoding DNA-3-methyladenine glycosylase family protein, translated as MNINDTPESFEVDELSELAVRMLGLNQPIDVFEESVGQHPQLGLLINKQSGLRVPVAPTVFEALSWAITGQQISVAAAISIRRKFIQLIGLQHSSGLYCYPDARHVTALSLVGLRQAGFSQSKAQTLLMVSQMMVSGELELHDAQKEPPIEQIRQQLMKIRGIGPWTVNYALLRGYGWLDGSLHGDAAVRRGLHLLLNSVEPMDENQTRQWLEKFTPWRALVAAHLWELISSGG; from the coding sequence TTGAACATCAATGATACGCCGGAATCATTCGAAGTCGACGAATTATCCGAGCTGGCAGTTCGAATGCTTGGATTAAATCAGCCCATTGACGTTTTTGAGGAAAGTGTTGGTCAACATCCGCAGCTAGGGTTGTTGATCAACAAGCAATCGGGATTGCGGGTACCGGTCGCGCCGACTGTATTTGAAGCCCTAAGTTGGGCAATCACCGGACAGCAAATCAGCGTTGCCGCCGCCATTTCGATAAGGCGTAAGTTTATTCAATTGATTGGGTTACAACATTCCAGCGGCTTGTATTGCTATCCGGATGCACGGCATGTAACGGCTTTAAGCTTAGTCGGCTTGCGCCAGGCCGGATTTTCACAAAGCAAAGCACAAACTTTGCTGATGGTTAGTCAGATGATGGTGTCCGGTGAATTAGAATTGCATGACGCTCAAAAAGAGCCGCCGATAGAACAAATTCGTCAACAATTAATGAAGATTCGCGGCATTGGCCCTTGGACCGTCAATTACGCACTATTACGCGGCTATGGATGGTTGGACGGTTCACTGCATGGCGATGCCGCAGTTCGTCGTGGATTACACCTGTTATTGAACTCTGTTGAGCCGATGGATGAAAACCAAACCCGGCAATGGTTGGAAAAATTCACGCCCTGGCGGGCTTTGGTCGCTGCACATTTATGGGAACTGATTTCCAGTGGCGGGTAA
- the ada gene encoding bifunctional DNA-binding transcriptional regulator/O6-methylguanine-DNA methyltransferase Ada yields MPNPTETDALPTENDPRWQAVLARDPAADGSFFYSVKTTGVYCRPSCPARTAKPKNVQFHLSRDEAEAAGFRPCRRCKPDQPALRELYADKVSEICRLLETAETEPSLTELAVIAGLSAFHFHRIFKAITGLTPKAYAAAQRSNRVRNQLAKSQSVTAAIYDAGYNSNSRFYEKSPQLLGMTPSDYRAGGTNSRIRFALGECSLGSILVAASDIGICAIALGDEPDRLARELQDRFPRAELIGGDNEFEQWVAKVVGFVEAPAIGLDLPLDMRGTAFQQRVWQALLQIPVGEKVSYTDIAQRIGAPKAMRAVAGACAANTLAVAIPCHRVVRSDGGLSGYRWGVERKAELLRRESQA; encoded by the coding sequence ATGCCGAACCCGACTGAAACTGACGCTTTGCCCACAGAGAACGATCCTCGTTGGCAAGCCGTGCTGGCCCGCGATCCAGCAGCCGACGGTAGCTTTTTCTACTCGGTCAAAACTACCGGCGTCTATTGCCGACCGTCTTGTCCGGCTCGTACCGCCAAACCGAAAAATGTGCAGTTCCATCTTAGTCGAGACGAAGCTGAAGCGGCTGGATTCCGCCCCTGTCGGCGTTGTAAACCTGATCAACCTGCCTTGCGCGAACTTTATGCCGATAAAGTTTCCGAAATCTGCCGCTTGCTGGAAACAGCGGAAACCGAACCTAGCCTTACCGAGTTGGCGGTTATTGCCGGACTCAGTGCCTTTCATTTTCATCGAATTTTTAAGGCAATCACTGGCTTGACACCTAAAGCCTATGCAGCAGCTCAGCGCAGTAACCGGGTTCGGAATCAACTGGCAAAAAGTCAGTCGGTAACCGCCGCCATCTATGATGCCGGTTATAACTCCAACAGCCGGTTTTATGAAAAATCGCCGCAGCTGTTAGGTATGACGCCATCCGACTATCGTGCCGGCGGCACCAATAGCCGAATTCGGTTTGCCCTGGGTGAATGCTCACTGGGTTCTATTCTGGTGGCGGCCAGCGACATCGGAATTTGTGCCATTGCGTTAGGCGACGAGCCGGACCGCTTAGCCAGGGAGTTACAAGACCGTTTCCCTCGGGCTGAACTGATCGGCGGTGACAACGAATTCGAACAATGGGTTGCCAAAGTGGTCGGTTTTGTTGAAGCCCCCGCCATCGGCTTGGATTTACCGCTGGATATGCGAGGTACTGCATTTCAACAGCGGGTTTGGCAAGCATTGCTGCAAATCCCGGTGGGCGAGAAAGTCAGTTACACCGATATTGCCCAACGCATTGGCGCACCGAAGGCAATGCGCGCGGTGGCCGGCGCCTGCGCGGCCAATACCTTGGCGGTCGCAATTCCCTGTCACCGGGTCGTCCGCTCGGACGGCGGTTTGTCCGGATATCGTTGGGGAGTGGAGCGTAAAGCGGAGTTGTTGCGGCGGGAGAGTCAAGCATGA
- a CDS encoding FMN-dependent NADH-azoreductase, which translates to MPRVLVVNGSPHAYASSGGSVVEFLLAQIHAVWPTAEVVHRLLSAPEMILPSAAYATAVLDRAADDSSAFELSETLIGELESCELLIIATPMHNFTVPAALKAWIDYVLRIDRTFDATPTGKIGRLNDRPVFVVLTSGGFHQGERANQADFLSDYLRYALQTVGLNSIQFVYLQGMAYGKDAASLAIDAGIERIRSLIPELLNRQERSSTSV; encoded by the coding sequence ATGCCTAGGGTTTTAGTTGTGAACGGTAGTCCGCATGCCTACGCAAGTTCCGGCGGGTCGGTAGTAGAGTTTCTATTGGCGCAAATTCATGCCGTATGGCCAACTGCCGAAGTCGTACACCGACTGCTGTCTGCGCCGGAAATGATTTTGCCGTCGGCGGCCTACGCCACAGCCGTGCTGGATCGAGCTGCTGACGATAGCTCGGCATTTGAGCTATCCGAGACCTTGATTGGGGAACTGGAGTCCTGCGAATTGCTGATCATTGCCACGCCGATGCACAATTTTACGGTGCCAGCCGCGCTGAAAGCCTGGATCGACTATGTATTGCGGATTGACCGTACCTTTGATGCTACGCCGACTGGGAAAATCGGAAGGCTAAATGATCGTCCTGTTTTTGTTGTGCTCACATCCGGCGGTTTTCATCAAGGTGAGCGGGCCAATCAAGCGGATTTCCTCAGCGATTATTTGCGTTACGCATTGCAGACGGTTGGCCTCAATTCAATACAATTTGTTTACTTGCAAGGCATGGCATATGGGAAAGATGCCGCAAGCTTGGCAATTGACGCAGGTATTGAGCGCATCCGATCGCTGATTCCTGAGCTATTGAACCGGCAGGAGAGAAGTAGTACTAGCGTTTAA
- a CDS encoding GNAT family N-acetyltransferase translates to MMQSIDKIIENDDIVAVYPLMSILRPHLPDAAAFVAQVQRQAQAGYHLTGFRHNQQWQGLIGFRLGENLLYGKFLYVDDLVVEPPNQNGGIGKSLIEYVRKYALTFDCANLVLDTGLYMPYAQRFYYRQGLLAKGMHFVESLNGVSHA, encoded by the coding sequence ATGATGCAATCTATAGACAAGATTATTGAAAACGATGACATCGTGGCGGTTTACCCACTGATGAGCATACTTCGTCCCCATTTGCCGGATGCGGCGGCATTTGTAGCCCAAGTGCAACGGCAAGCTCAAGCCGGTTATCATTTGACGGGATTTCGTCATAACCAGCAATGGCAAGGTCTGATTGGGTTTCGTCTGGGCGAAAACCTGCTGTATGGCAAGTTTTTGTATGTGGATGATCTTGTAGTTGAACCACCTAACCAAAACGGTGGTATCGGAAAAAGCTTAATCGAATATGTCAGAAAATACGCTCTGACGTTTGATTGTGCAAATTTGGTGCTCGATACTGGCTTGTACATGCCTTATGCCCAGCGGTTTTATTACCGGCAAGGCTTATTAGCCAAAGGCATGCACTTTGTCGAAAGCCTCAATGGCGTTAGCCATGCCTAG
- a CDS encoding carboxymuconolactone decarboxylase family protein: MTKRFSYQTSGYQAMYGLHHYIQDCGLDHGLLELIRLRISQINGCAYCINMHAPLAQQNGISITKVHLVVAWKEANVFTERELAALAWAEAVTALRDAEVPESVYQLAKAQFSEHELSDLTLAVAEMNAWNRLMIASRTPPEIG; this comes from the coding sequence ATGACCAAACGCTTCAGCTATCAAACCAGCGGCTATCAGGCCATGTACGGTTTGCATCATTACATACAGGACTGCGGGCTTGATCACGGCTTGCTCGAACTGATACGGCTGCGCATCTCGCAAATCAACGGCTGCGCGTATTGCATCAATATGCATGCGCCATTGGCGCAACAGAACGGCATATCTATAACCAAGGTCCATTTGGTGGTAGCCTGGAAGGAAGCCAATGTGTTTACCGAACGAGAATTGGCGGCTTTGGCTTGGGCAGAGGCCGTCACGGCGTTAAGGGACGCCGAGGTACCGGAATCCGTCTATCAGCTAGCTAAAGCGCAATTCAGTGAACACGAATTATCAGACCTGACACTTGCGGTAGCCGAAATGAACGCCTGGAACCGGTTAATGATTGCATCGAGAACGCCGCCGGAAATCGGGTAA
- the pdxR gene encoding MocR-like pyridoxine biosynthesis transcription factor PdxR yields MRLAEQIELSIAAKPAQCSIKDWIYSEIRLAILSGRLKPKARLPTTRDFAKHYSVSRSMVVLGYEQLLAEGYIASHTGKGTFVSAKLPDSLDSAPAPQNRAAVSAKGRLSQLGRVLADSPFFYGAAEPAPVPFKPNQPDFEHFPLNIWNRIASKRANALRPRKMGYADPTGYHLLRASIAEHLRYTQRITCTPEQVIITNSAQQTLDLCARLLLDPGDTVWMEDPGYPGAKTLFAAVGARVHAVPIDSNGMDIEAAIQKTAYAKLAYVTSAHQSPIGPALSLERRIALLEWAEHHQTTVLEDDYDGEFRFHGTPMAPVKSLDATDRVIYMGTFSKLLFPSIRLAYAVVPKWLLTPLASAMSLTCRHVGLEAQVVLSEFIAEGHYARHLRRMKIIYQERAETFITACDNQLKGLLDVCPISTGLDACAYLPEGFDDVEVTQRLKQGGIEARPLSFYGIERKPPSGLVLGFSAFRPEQIVAGICRISEIL; encoded by the coding sequence GTGAGGCTAGCGGAACAGATTGAACTTTCCATTGCAGCGAAACCAGCGCAATGCTCGATCAAAGACTGGATTTACAGCGAGATACGCTTGGCTATTTTAAGTGGCCGTTTGAAACCCAAGGCCAGACTGCCCACTACCCGCGATTTTGCCAAACACTACAGTGTTTCCCGCAGCATGGTGGTTTTGGGCTATGAACAATTATTGGCGGAAGGCTATATTGCGTCCCATACTGGCAAAGGCACGTTTGTCTCAGCCAAACTGCCGGATAGTCTGGATAGTGCACCCGCCCCACAAAACCGCGCCGCAGTTTCGGCAAAAGGCAGGCTATCGCAACTGGGTCGAGTACTGGCGGACAGCCCATTCTTTTACGGTGCGGCCGAGCCGGCACCCGTTCCGTTCAAACCCAATCAACCGGATTTCGAGCACTTTCCGTTGAATATCTGGAACCGTATTGCCTCCAAACGTGCGAATGCCTTGCGTCCGCGGAAAATGGGTTACGCTGATCCGACCGGCTATCATCTGTTACGCGCTTCGATTGCAGAGCATTTACGGTATACGCAGCGCATTACCTGCACACCGGAGCAAGTGATCATCACCAACAGCGCCCAGCAAACCCTGGATTTGTGCGCACGCTTGCTGCTCGATCCTGGCGATACGGTGTGGATGGAGGACCCCGGCTATCCCGGCGCGAAAACCTTGTTTGCTGCCGTCGGTGCACGGGTGCATGCCGTACCGATTGATTCGAACGGCATGGATATCGAAGCGGCAATTCAAAAGACAGCATACGCCAAACTGGCCTACGTGACGTCCGCCCACCAATCGCCGATCGGCCCGGCGCTGAGTCTTGAGCGCCGAATCGCGCTACTAGAATGGGCAGAGCACCATCAAACGACGGTACTCGAAGACGATTACGACGGCGAATTCCGCTTCCACGGTACTCCGATGGCACCAGTCAAAAGTCTAGATGCCACTGACCGGGTAATCTATATGGGCACGTTCAGCAAACTGTTGTTTCCGAGTATCCGTTTGGCTTATGCAGTGGTACCGAAGTGGCTGCTAACACCGCTTGCGTCGGCAATGAGCCTGACCTGCCGCCATGTCGGACTGGAAGCCCAAGTGGTGCTGAGCGAATTTATTGCCGAAGGCCACTACGCCAGACATTTGCGACGGATGAAGATAATCTACCAGGAACGCGCCGAAACGTTTATTACCGCCTGCGATAACCAGTTGAAAGGTCTGCTCGACGTTTGCCCGATTTCCACCGGACTCGATGCCTGTGCATACCTCCCGGAAGGGTTCGATGACGTCGAGGTAACCCAGCGCTTAAAACAAGGCGGTATTGAAGCACGACCGCTTTCGTTTTACGGCATCGAACGTAAGCCGCCCAGCGGTTTGGTTTTGGGTTTCTCGGCGTTCAGGCCGGAGCAGATTGTCGCTGGAATTTGCCGGATAAGCGAAATTCTATGA
- a CDS encoding GNAT family N-acetyltransferase, which produces MPLVIRSERKSDENAIEGITHQAFASHPHSSHAEHLIIRALREANVLTISLVAEQSNEVVGHIAFSPVTISDGTSGWFGLGPVSVLPSVQKRGIGRALIEHGLSQLRELGADGCVLLGEPSFYKRFGFSNSPGLYATRHSPRVLLGTFLRLRLSARQS; this is translated from the coding sequence ATGCCACTCGTTATCCGTTCCGAGCGTAAAAGCGATGAAAACGCGATTGAGGGAATTACTCACCAAGCGTTTGCGTCGCATCCCCACAGCAGTCATGCCGAACACTTAATCATCCGCGCTTTGCGTGAGGCCAATGTTCTCACCATCTCGTTGGTGGCTGAACAGTCTAATGAAGTGGTTGGCCATATCGCCTTTTCGCCTGTCACTATTTCAGATGGGACGTCTGGTTGGTTTGGCCTTGGGCCTGTATCGGTACTTCCATCAGTTCAAAAACGAGGCATTGGCCGAGCTCTTATTGAACATGGTTTGTCGCAGTTGCGCGAACTTGGCGCCGATGGTTGCGTATTACTCGGCGAACCGTCGTTCTACAAGCGCTTTGGCTTTTCCAACAGTCCCGGGCTTTATGCTACCCGGCATTCCCCAAGAGTTCTTCTTGGCACTTTCCTTCGGCTCAGGTTATCCGCCAGGCAAAGTTAG
- a CDS encoding MOSC domain-containing protein, with protein sequence MTNRYKMNPHAEFTGQRQPNQSADACITSINVSKVTNVVFKGKTVPTGIFKLAVSGLVHIGTNGVEDDEQADLRCHGGSHKAVYIYGLPGYAYWESFLGRKLTSGTFGENLTVDNLTEDTIRIGDLLICGKLVMQISEPRISCFKLAMTLKEDPGFSKTFLEDGRVGFYARVLHAGTVTAGDRLIHEPVSTPSPTIREFVRACYDPNTTLAALKFARNAVDLSPEWQALLSKRASALTLARQGKGWSGFKAFTVTQRKTEAAGILSLYLTPNDGAELPAYLPGQHISLRAKLPEHGALVRPYSLSSCQTVANTFRITVKRMQAIEEKNQSASMSRYLHDSVQVGDELQVKAPGGRFFIEETDDSPRVLFAGGVGITPLFAMFEHAAASQCETTLVYAVRNDSERCFQHTLSKRFAKCTAI encoded by the coding sequence ATGACCAACCGATACAAAATGAATCCGCATGCCGAATTTACCGGCCAGCGCCAGCCGAACCAGTCGGCTGACGCCTGTATTACTTCCATCAACGTGAGTAAAGTCACGAACGTCGTTTTTAAAGGTAAAACCGTGCCGACCGGTATTTTTAAGCTAGCGGTCAGCGGCTTGGTTCACATCGGCACGAACGGCGTAGAAGACGACGAGCAAGCCGATTTACGCTGCCACGGTGGCTCGCATAAAGCCGTATATATTTACGGATTGCCAGGATATGCCTATTGGGAGTCCTTTTTGGGGAGAAAACTGACGTCGGGTACCTTTGGAGAAAACCTGACGGTAGACAATCTGACCGAAGACACCATCCGTATCGGCGATCTTTTGATTTGCGGGAAGTTAGTGATGCAAATCAGCGAGCCGCGCATATCCTGCTTTAAATTGGCGATGACGCTCAAGGAAGACCCAGGATTTTCAAAAACGTTTTTGGAAGACGGCCGGGTTGGGTTTTATGCGCGGGTATTGCATGCGGGGACCGTGACGGCCGGCGATCGCTTGATACACGAACCCGTTTCCACGCCATCGCCGACGATCCGCGAGTTCGTTCGCGCTTGTTACGATCCGAATACGACGCTGGCGGCGCTGAAATTTGCGCGAAATGCCGTGGATTTATCGCCGGAATGGCAAGCGTTGCTGAGCAAGCGTGCTTCGGCGCTGACGCTGGCCCGCCAAGGCAAGGGGTGGTCCGGCTTCAAGGCCTTTACCGTAACACAGCGCAAAACGGAAGCTGCAGGCATCTTGTCGTTATATTTAACACCGAACGACGGCGCGGAATTACCAGCGTACCTGCCGGGACAACATATTTCACTACGCGCGAAACTCCCGGAGCACGGTGCGCTGGTTAGACCCTATTCGCTGTCTTCATGCCAGACGGTTGCCAATACTTTCCGAATAACGGTCAAACGAATGCAGGCTATTGAGGAAAAAAATCAAAGCGCGTCAATGTCGCGTTATTTACACGATTCTGTGCAAGTCGGCGACGAACTGCAGGTCAAGGCGCCCGGTGGGCGCTTCTTTATCGAGGAAACCGACGACTCGCCTCGCGTGCTATTCGCCGGCGGCGTTGGCATTACGCCGCTGTTTGCCATGTTTGAACACGCCGCCGCTTCGCAGTGCGAGACCACGCTGGTTTATGCCGTCCGTAACGATAGTGAACGTTGCTTCCAGCACACGCTATCGAAGCGCTTTGCAAAATGCACCGCCATCTGA
- a CDS encoding flavin reductase family protein, which yields MHRHLKAIFLAETAFEAGPSEYTKQGRIDEELLTELDLEAASFFLCGPLGFLDEVEGILKHAGIPESRIHIEAFAARSKNTTQLAIDAAGAEYTVTFNKSGVSVRWTADQGTLLDLAEANGLRPPFACRAGTCQSCTTTILSGSVDYLELVDPLSPEETFICCTIPISDVVLDL from the coding sequence ATGCACCGCCATCTGAAGGCGATTTTTCTAGCCGAAACCGCGTTCGAAGCTGGGCCGTCGGAATACACGAAACAAGGCCGCATAGACGAGGAGCTGCTGACAGAGCTGGATTTAGAGGCAGCAAGCTTTTTCTTGTGTGGACCTTTGGGGTTTCTGGACGAAGTCGAAGGGATATTGAAACACGCGGGAATTCCGGAAAGCCGAATTCATATCGAAGCCTTTGCAGCGCGTTCTAAAAATACAACCCAGCTCGCAATCGACGCAGCAGGTGCAGAATACACCGTGACCTTCAATAAATCCGGTGTTTCCGTTCGATGGACGGCCGATCAAGGGACACTACTCGATTTGGCCGAAGCCAACGGACTGCGTCCACCATTCGCTTGCCGCGCCGGCACCTGCCAATCCTGCACGACAACAATTCTTTCCGGTTCCGTCGATTATCTGGAACTCGTCGACCCTCTGTCACCCGAGGAAACCTTTATTTGCTGCACCATACCAATTTCGGATGTGGTATTGGACCTCTAA
- the nikR gene encoding nickel-responsive transcriptional regulator NikR: MTKHTSKNSEIKNDTKRLASRISMTLPEDLLTELDTMVNERGFANRSQAIAKILHRSLVEHRNEVGDHVMVGTITLFYDNLATGVQQKLSDLQRQNIAEVISSLHVLLDGERTLEVILVQGPPAKVQQIADAMITLRGVLWGRLELVAALIPQLHPFSHPPEK; this comes from the coding sequence ATGACTAAGCACACTTCTAAGAATTCGGAAATCAAAAACGACACAAAACGTCTGGCGAGCCGGATCAGTATGACACTTCCGGAAGATCTGTTGACCGAACTCGACACTATGGTCAACGAACGCGGCTTTGCCAATCGTTCTCAAGCCATCGCCAAAATCCTCCACCGCTCGCTCGTTGAACATCGTAACGAAGTCGGCGATCACGTGATGGTCGGCACCATAACGCTGTTTTATGACAATTTGGCGACTGGCGTACAACAAAAGTTGTCCGACTTGCAGCGTCAAAATATTGCGGAGGTCATTTCATCGCTCCACGTGTTGCTCGACGGCGAGCGGACGTTGGAGGTGATCCTGGTGCAAGGGCCGCCGGCGAAAGTACAGCAAATCGCCGACGCTATGATCACACTTCGCGGTGTGCTGTGGGGGCGACTGGAACTCGTTGCAGCACTCATTCCGCAATTGCATCCTTTTTCACATCCGCCGGAAAAGTGA
- a CDS encoding ISKra4 family transposase (programmed frameshift): MVLSDEALLERLNEHPELRSRVESMLLVVADEKGELQEADAAEMQLIEQMRRMGQESLQAWASGQASKAVAVTGRETGVRRAGKKLQWHSTFGEISVEEIQYRRGNRHIRPFVNRAKVRNRGCSRPLQRVVTDFGADVAFAQVEDKLVEHYGLLLAESTIRRVTEAHAQIIYTTTPVDETWPDAAGCRAVVVEMDGGMVPIVEAAQTDRRKGKTLLWKEAKLCLAHAAGSQTLSYGGTLQGDVEVAGKQLFSCAKSAGFGKTSQVHTVGDGAEWIARQVAERFGSRGGYLVDFYHVCDYLSAAAAAIHPNADAANAWLNQQKDALKAGRCGDVTASLREHLEVGDVTDSQASIRACHRYLSRRQDQLDYPTALANNLPIGSGEIESAHRYIVQKRLKLPGSWWCAANADHMLALRLNRANRQWDNYWNQARKAA, translated from the exons ATGGTACTGAGTGATGAAGCCTTGTTGGAACGCCTGAACGAACATCCAGAACTACGTAGCCGGGTTGAATCGATGTTACTGGTTGTCGCAGACGAGAAAGGCGAGTTGCAAGAAGCTGACGCGGCGGAAATGCAGCTGATCGAACAGATGAGGCGGATGGGTCAGGAGTCGTTACAGGCCTGGGCAAGCGGACAAGCCAGCAAGGCCGTAGCGGTGACTGGACGAGAGACCGGGGTGCGGCGCGCAGGT AAAAAACTCCAATGGCACAGCACCTTTGGTGAAATCAGCGTAGAAGAGATTCAGTATCGCCGCGGAAACCGGCACATTCGTCCTTTTGTGAATCGGGCCAAAGTGCGTAACCGCGGCTGTTCGCGGCCTTTACAACGGGTGGTGACCGACTTTGGGGCCGATGTCGCCTTCGCCCAGGTCGAGGACAAATTGGTCGAGCATTACGGACTCCTCCTTGCCGAGAGCACGATACGACGGGTGACCGAAGCGCACGCCCAAATCATCTATACGACGACACCGGTTGATGAGACCTGGCCTGATGCAGCGGGGTGCCGGGCGGTCGTCGTGGAAATGGATGGCGGCATGGTGCCGATTGTCGAAGCCGCGCAAACAGACCGGCGCAAAGGCAAGACCTTGCTGTGGAAAGAAGCCAAGCTTTGCCTGGCGCACGCGGCGGGCAGTCAAACCTTGAGCTATGGCGGAACGCTGCAAGGCGATGTGGAGGTGGCAGGCAAACAACTGTTTAGCTGTGCCAAAAGCGCGGGCTTCGGCAAGACGAGTCAGGTGCATACCGTTGGCGATGGTGCCGAATGGATTGCGCGACAAGTGGCAGAGCGCTTCGGCAGTCGGGGCGGATATCTGGTCGATTTCTATCATGTCTGCGACTACCTGAGTGCCGCCGCCGCAGCGATCCATCCGAATGCAGATGCGGCCAATGCATGGCTCAACCAACAGAAGGACGCGCTCAAAGCCGGGCGTTGTGGCGATGTCACCGCGTCCCTGCGAGAGCACCTTGAGGTCGGTGACGTGACGGATAGCCAAGCGTCGATAAGGGCTTGTCACCGCTATTTGAGCCGCCGCCAGGATCAGCTCGACTACCCAACCGCATTGGCGAACAACTTGCCGATTGGCTCGGGGGAAATTGAGAGTGCGCATCGCTATATTGTCCAGAAACGGCTTAAGCTTCCGGGATCGTGGTGGTGCGCCGCTAACGCCGATCACATGCTGGCCTTGCGCTTGAATCGCGCTAACCGGCAATGGGACAACTATTGGAATCAAGCGAGGAAGGCTGCTTGA